In Nicotiana tabacum cultivar K326 chromosome 11, ASM71507v2, whole genome shotgun sequence, a single window of DNA contains:
- the LOC107815978 gene encoding LOW QUALITY PROTEIN: TMV resistance protein N (The sequence of the model RefSeq protein was modified relative to this genomic sequence to represent the inferred CDS: inserted 1 base in 1 codon; substituted 2 bases at 2 genomic stop codons), translated as MASSSASASTSQFSXWNYKVFLSFRGEDTRRTLTGHLFKGLENSGIFTFKDGKRLEHGASISDELLKAIEQSQVALIVFSKNYATSRWCLDELVKIMECKDQCGQTVIPVFYDVDPLHVRNQRESFAEAFDKHETRYKDDDEGMQKLQRWRSALTAAANLKGYDVRDGIEAENIQKIIDQISKLCNSATLSSLRDVVGIETHLEKLKSLLKVGINDVRIILGMWGMGGVGKTTIARAIFDTLSHQFEAACFLADIKENEKLHSLQNTLLSKLLRRKDDYVNNKHDGKRMISDRLCSKKVLIVLDDIGHKDHLEYLAGDIGWFGNGSRVIVTTRDKHLIGKDDSIYEVTALPDHESIQLFHQHAFKKEVPDECFKELSLKVVNYAKGLPLALKVWGSLLHKRDITVWRSAIEQMKINPYSEIVEKLKISYDGLEPIHQEMFLDIACFLRGEEKDYAIQVLESCHSGVEYGLHVLIDKSLVFISEKDEFQMHDLIQEMGKYIVNLQKNPGERNRLWLVKNFKEVMTNNTGTMAMEAIWLHDNFGTLRFSNEAMKNMKRLRILYIERWSCYGSIEYLSNNLHWLVLDGYPCESLPSTFEPKMLVHVQLKHNSLHYLWMETKHLPSLKKLILSGSGNLMRTPDFKGMPNLEYLDLSFCSNFEELHDTLGCCRKLVELNLTWCERLKRFPCVNVESLEYLSLENCSSLEKFPEIHGRMKPKIQIHMLGSGIRELPSSYFQYQTHITELDLSFMRNLVALPSSISRLKSLVSLSVLDCSKLESLPEDIGSLSSLKELYLNGNNFEHLPRSIAQLGALRSLDLSYCQRLTQLPELPPELNELHVDCHMALKFIHDLVTKRKKLQRVIFPDDEDDALDDPIYNLFAHALFQNISSLRHHISASDSLSESVFTILHPWKKIPSXFLYQGTDSSVXENWYIPDNFLGFAVCYYGSLIDTTAQLIFVCDDGISWMTRKLALSPDDSECDTESSDDSEWDTHFFFLPFAGLWDTSKANGKTPNDYGMIRLSFSGEMKEYGLRLLYKEEAEVEALLQMRENNNEHSTGIRRTRYNNSEHDVMINEASCSSGTHQWVMYISCLRLF; from the exons ATGGCATCATCTTCTGCTTCTGCAAGTACTTCACAATTTTCTTAGTGGAACTACAAAGTCTTTCTAAGTTTTAGAGGTGAAGATACTCGAAGGACATTGACAGGTCACCTCTTCAAAGGCTTGGAAAACAGTGGAATATTCACGTTTAAAGATGGTAAAAGGCTAGAGCATGGTGCATCAATATCAGATGAACTCTTGAAAGCTATCGAACAGTCTCAAGTTGCCCTCATCGTTTTCTCAAAGAATTATGCAACATCGAGGTGGTGCTTAGATGAGCTAGTGAAGATCATGGAATGCAAGGATCAATGTGGACAGACTGTCATACCAGTCTTCTATGATGTGGATCCATTACATGTTCGAAACCAGAGGGAGAGCTTTGCTGAAGCCTTTGACAAACACGAAACAAGATATAAGGATGATGATGAAGGAATGCAGAAGCTCCAAAGATGGAGGAGTGCTCTAACTGCTGCCGCAAATCTAAAAGGATATGATGTCCGTGACGG GATTGAAGCAGAAAATATTCAGAAGATTATCGACCAAATTTCCAAATTGTGCAATAGTGCTACTTTGTCTTCTTTGCGAGATGTTGTGGGAATAGAAACTCATTTGGAGAAATTAAAGTCCCTACTTAAGGTAGGAATCAATGATGTTCGGATCATATTGGGGATGTGGGGCATGGGCGGTGTAGGGAAGACGACAATAGCAAGAGCTATTTTTGACACTTTATCTCATCAATTTGAAGCTGCTTGTTTCCTTGCGGatattaaagaaaatgaaaaattacaTTCGTTGCAAAATACCCTTCTCTCTAAATTGTtaagaagaaaagatgattacGTCAATAATAAGCATGATGGGAAGCGGATGATTTCGGATAGACTTTGCTCTAAGAAGGTGCTAATTGTGCTTGATGATATAGGTCATAAAGATCATTTAGAGTATTTAGCAGGTGATATTGGTTGGTTTGGTAATGGCAGTAGGGTTATTGTAACAACTAGAGACAAGCATTTGATAGGGAAGGATGATTCTATATATGAAGTGACTGCACTACCTGATCATGAATCCATTCAATTGTTCCATCAACATGCTTTCAAAAAAGAGGTTCCAGATGAGTGTTTTAAGGAGCTTTCATTGAAGGTAGTAAATTATGCTAAAGGCCTTCCTTTAGCCCTCAAAGTGTGGGGTTCTTTGTTACATAAGAGGGATATAACTGTTTGGAGAAGTGCTATAGAGCAAATGAAAATTAATCCTTACTCGGAAATTGTTGAAAAGCTCAAAATCAGTTATGACGGATTGGAGCCCATCCACCAAGAGATGTTTCTAGATATAGCATGCTTCTTGCGAGGGGAAGAAAAAGATTACGCCATACAAGTTCTTGAGAGTTGTCATTCTGGAGTTGAATATGGATTGCATGTCTTAATTGACAAATCTCTTGTATTTATCTCTGAAAAAGATGAGTTCCAAATGCACGACTTAATACAAGAAATGGGTAAATATATAGTGAATTTGCAAAAGAATCCGGGAGAACGCAACAGACTATGGCTCGTCAAGAATTTCAAAGAAGTGATGACAAATAATACA GGGACCATGGCAATGGAAGCAATTTGGCTTCATGATAATTTTGGTACACTACGCTTTAGCAATGAGgccatgaaaaatatgaaaaggcTTAGGATATTATACATAGAGAGGTGGTCCTGTTATGGTTCCATTGAGTATCTGTCCAACAACTTGCATTGGCTTGTCTTGGATGGCTATCCTTGTGAGTCACTGCCATCTACATTTGAACCCAAAATGCTTGTTCACGTTCAACTCAAACACAATTCACTGCATTATTTATGGATGGAAACAAAG CATTTGCCGTCACTGAAAAAGCTAATTCTCAGCGGCTCTGGAAACCTGATGCGAACACCAGATTTCAAGGGGATGCCAAATTTGGAGTATTTGGATTTGAGTTTTTGCAGTAATTTTGAAGAGCTTCACGACACCCTGGGATGTTGCAGAAAACTCGTCGAGTTAAATTTGACTTGGTGTGAACGCCTTAAGAGGTTTCCATGTGTTAACGTGGAATCTCTTGAATATCTGAGTTTAGAAAATTGCTCAAGTTTAGAGAAATTTCCAGAAATCCACGGGAGAATGAAGCCGAAGATACAGATTCACATGCTTGGCTCTGGGATAAGGGAACTTCCATCCTCATATTTTCAGTACCAAACTCATATTACCGAGCTAGATTTGAGCTTTATGAGAAACCTTGTAGCTCTTCCAAGCAGCATCTCTAGGTTGAAAAGTTTGGTTAGTCTGAGTGTGTTGGATTGCTCAAAACTGGAAAGCTTGCCAGAAGACATTGGATCCTTATCCTCTTTGAAAGAATTGTATCTCAATGGAAATAATTTTGAACATTTGCCTCGAAGCATAGCCCAACTTGGTGCTCTTCGATCCTTAGACTTATCATATTGCCAGAGGCTTACACAGCTGCCAGAACTTCCCCCTGAATTAAATGAATTACATGTAGATTGTCATATGGCTCTGAAATTTATCCATGATTTAGTAACAAAGAGAAAAAAACTACAGAGGGTGATATTccctgatgatgaggatgatgcacTCGATGATCCTATATATAATTTGTTTGCACATGCCCTGTTTCAGAATATCTCTTCCTTGAGGCATCACATCTCTGCTTCAGATTCCTTGTCCGAAAGTGTGTTTACCATTCTGCATCCTTGGAAGAAGATCCCAAGTTAGTTTCTCTATCAGGGAACGGATAGTAGTG TTGAAAATTGGTATATACCTGATAATTTCTTGGGATTTGCTGTATGTTACTATGGCAGCTTAATTGACACCACAGCTCAATTGATTTTCGTATGTGATGACGGGATATCGTGGATGACCCGGAAACTTGCCTTATCACCCGACGATTCAGAATGTGATACAGAATCATCCGACGATTCAGAATGGGAtacacattttttctttttaccttttgcTGGCTTATGGGATACATCTAAGGCAAATGGAAAAACACCAAATGACTATGGGATGATTAGGCTATCTTTTTCTGGAGAAATGAAGGAGTATGGACTTCGTTTGTTGTACAAAGAAGAAGCTG